A genomic window from Candidatus Obscuribacter sp. includes:
- a CDS encoding peptidylprolyl isomerase, with translation MLRSKTVKLFASALLVVSTALPAFSAPSKAGAKRDASDPVYIIDTAKGPIKVEIFKKDAPITAANFIDLVKRGFYNGLNFHRVEPGFVIQGGDPNGNGTGDFTDPKTGQKRTIPLETKSDLLHDTGALSMARSNDPNSASCQFYITLAPAHFLDGKYAVFGKVLEGQNIVDSIRIGDKINKVTEVVAK, from the coding sequence ATGCTCAGAAGCAAGACCGTCAAATTATTTGCATCAGCACTACTGGTAGTGTCGACTGCTTTGCCAGCCTTTTCGGCCCCATCAAAAGCTGGAGCCAAGCGCGATGCAAGTGATCCTGTATACATCATCGACACTGCAAAGGGTCCTATCAAAGTAGAAATCTTCAAAAAGGATGCACCAATCACTGCTGCAAACTTTATCGATCTCGTAAAGCGTGGTTTTTATAACGGTCTAAACTTCCACCGCGTAGAGCCTGGCTTTGTCATCCAGGGCGGCGACCCCAATGGTAATGGTACCGGAGACTTTACCGATCCCAAAACCGGTCAAAAACGCACCATTCCTCTTGAGACCAAAAGCGATCTCTTGCACGACACAGGCGCTCTCTCCATGGCTCGCTCAAATGACCCCAATAGCGCTAGCTGCCAGTTTTACATCACACTAGCGCCAGCTCACTTTTTGGACGGCAAATATGCAGTGTTTGGCAAAGTGCTCGAAGGTCAAAATATAGTCGACTCAATCAGAATCGGCGACAAAATCAACAAAGTGACTGAAGTTGTTGCTAAATAA
- a CDS encoding amino acid permease, translating to MNKLKAAMMRVKSPETLIAEAEGGEHGPMHKHLSAFDLLAFGVGATIGSGIFALTGTAAAGQAVAAGHWLSTPLTNFILGSSLGREGAGPAIVISFMIAAIACGFAALCYAELASMIPVSGSAYTFAYASLGEVIAWIIGWDLILEYAVGNIAVAVSWSDHFLHLVHGLTGQGLPLWLTSDTTTALLRQAERATSPQSALYSSFDLPVIFGHPFAMNVPAFLIVAVITYVLIIGIKESARANTIAVAIKVLVVLFFIIYGATLVKPQNWVPFAPNGLAGIMGGAAIVFFSFIGFDAVSSTAEETKNPQRDMPIGMLGSLAICTLLYGLVSMVLTGILPYKQYANDAAPVATAIASGGNNFAHIIVSVGALAGMTSVLLVFQLGQPRIFMAMARDRLLPSFFAKLHPRYRTPFIPTLLTGLLVGLASLFVDIGDASELTNIGTLAAFIIVCFGVIFLRKAKPDTVRPFKCPLVPLVPICGIVFCFILMLSLPVITWIRFIVWMAIGFAIYFAYGYRRTSQLDV from the coding sequence ATGAATAAGTTAAAAGCCGCCATGATGCGTGTAAAGTCCCCTGAGACCCTCATTGCAGAGGCCGAAGGCGGCGAGCATGGACCGATGCATAAACATCTAAGTGCTTTTGATTTGCTGGCGTTTGGAGTTGGCGCAACTATTGGTTCTGGCATTTTTGCTCTCACCGGCACCGCTGCTGCGGGACAAGCGGTGGCTGCCGGGCACTGGCTCTCGACACCACTGACTAACTTTATCCTAGGCTCGTCTCTGGGACGCGAAGGCGCCGGTCCAGCCATTGTCATAAGTTTTATGATTGCTGCAATTGCTTGCGGTTTTGCTGCCCTTTGCTATGCCGAGCTGGCCAGTATGATTCCAGTGTCTGGCTCTGCTTATACGTTTGCCTACGCCAGTCTCGGTGAGGTTATCGCCTGGATAATTGGCTGGGATTTGATTCTTGAATACGCCGTTGGCAATATCGCAGTGGCTGTGAGCTGGTCAGATCACTTCCTCCATCTTGTCCATGGTTTGACTGGACAGGGCTTACCGTTATGGCTTACGTCAGATACCACCACGGCGCTCTTGCGACAGGCGGAGCGAGCGACAAGCCCACAATCAGCCCTGTACAGCAGTTTTGACTTGCCGGTAATCTTTGGTCATCCATTTGCTATGAATGTGCCAGCATTTTTGATTGTCGCCGTAATTACTTATGTCCTCATTATCGGTATCAAAGAAAGTGCCAGAGCCAATACCATCGCCGTCGCTATAAAAGTACTGGTGGTGCTGTTTTTTATCATCTATGGCGCCACTCTGGTCAAACCCCAAAACTGGGTGCCCTTTGCTCCCAATGGTCTGGCTGGCATTATGGGTGGTGCAGCGATTGTGTTTTTCTCTTTTATTGGTTTTGATGCCGTTTCTTCTACTGCTGAAGAAACAAAGAATCCACAGCGCGACATGCCAATCGGCATGCTTGGCTCGCTGGCGATCTGTACATTACTCTATGGACTGGTATCAATGGTCCTCACCGGTATCTTGCCATATAAGCAATATGCCAATGATGCAGCACCTGTAGCAACAGCTATTGCCAGTGGCGGCAACAACTTTGCTCATATCATTGTCTCGGTGGGAGCACTAGCCGGTATGACTTCGGTGTTACTGGTATTTCAACTGGGACAGCCCCGGATATTTATGGCAATGGCTAGAGACAGGCTACTGCCGTCGTTTTTTGCAAAGCTACATCCACGCTACCGCACGCCCTTTATCCCGACACTATTAACGGGTCTCCTGGTTGGACTTGCATCACTATTTGTAGACATCGGTGACGCCTCTGAGCTGACTAATATTGGGACACTTGCCGCCTTTATCATTGTCTGCTTTGGTGTAATATTTTTGCGTAAGGCAAAGCCTGACACTGTCCGACCTTTTAAATGTCCACTGGTGCCCCTTGTCCCGATATGTGGAATTGTTTTTTGTTTTATCTTGATGCTCTCCCTGCCTGTGATCACCTGGATCCGATTTATTGTATGGATGGCGATAGGATTTGCGATTTATTTTGCATACGGCTATAGACGTACTTCTCAGTTAGACGTTTGA
- a CDS encoding DUF3592 domain-containing protein, whose product MYSEPSLKAKMQTMGVVLMLVSCVMAAYLWLVHSESLWPSTAATVKSYDCVYYTSPPTRRYSSRQSGYRLVLKYEYRAGEGLYTNESEAGRYSDRNAAAEAGNKQVGTQVLIHYSPSNPNTICLESVLAQNRPIAGIVLIAMAACAIVGGVMVAGSRV is encoded by the coding sequence ATGTATTCAGAACCATCACTCAAGGCCAAGATGCAGACCATGGGTGTAGTCCTTATGCTTGTAAGTTGTGTCATGGCTGCTTATCTGTGGCTCGTACACTCTGAGAGTCTGTGGCCATCAACAGCTGCTACAGTCAAAAGCTACGACTGTGTTTATTACACATCGCCACCTACGCGCAGATACAGCTCCAGGCAAAGTGGCTATAGGTTGGTGCTCAAATACGAGTATCGTGCTGGTGAAGGGCTTTATACAAATGAATCTGAGGCCGGGCGCTATAGCGATAGAAATGCCGCAGCAGAAGCAGGCAATAAGCAGGTCGGCACACAGGTGCTGATACATTACTCACCCTCCAATCCCAATACTATCTGCTTAGAGAGCGTGCTAGCTCAAAACCGTCCAATAGCCGGGATAGTACTCATAGCCATGGCTGCCTGTGCCATTGTCGGCGGTGTGATGGTGGCTGGTAGCAGGGTATAA
- a CDS encoding Hsp20/alpha crystallin family protein has translation MFYSNKESNTPWRNHLNRSYYGYGYEATTLQNQGWDIPSADVLELDDQFILELALPGVVLDDIEVKVEENFLTVTAKRTPVMFQDRATYLRKELPSTLMVREFEFETEIMAEHIEARLDRGLLFISVPKTTAAIRIPVTHGTLENHMGALKNRSHKTEVRSAKEVAIK, from the coding sequence ATGTTTTACAGCAACAAGGAATCCAACACCCCCTGGAGAAACCACCTGAACCGCTCATATTACGGTTATGGTTATGAAGCAACCACCTTGCAAAATCAAGGCTGGGATATTCCTTCTGCCGATGTTCTCGAACTCGACGATCAGTTTATCCTCGAACTCGCATTGCCAGGCGTAGTCCTCGATGATATCGAAGTTAAAGTAGAAGAAAACTTCCTCACAGTAACTGCAAAGCGCACACCAGTTATGTTCCAAGACCGTGCAACATACCTGCGCAAAGAACTTCCTTCAACCTTGATGGTTCGCGAATTTGAATTCGAAACCGAAATCATGGCTGAGCACATCGAAGCTCGTCTCGACAGAGGCTTGCTCTTCATCAGCGTACCTAAAACAACCGCTGCTATCCGCATTCCAGTAACCCATGGCACTCTCGAAAACCACATGGGCGCTCTCAAAAACAGAAGCCACAAAACAGAAGTGCGCTCTGCCAAAGAAGTAGCAATCAAGTAA
- a CDS encoding TIGR00282 family metallophosphoesterase has product MQQGQSSSLVSILFLGDVIGKPGRSVVKKYLQHLKAVADEGGAPYPDFVVVNVENAAHGFGVTKENLAEFRELGVDVFSGGNHTFDRKEIFEFIETEERLLRPGNYPEGTPGKGLVLLEKNGVKFAVINLMGRVFMEPLQSPFLVADKLLESITEKCIILVDMHAEATAEKVALGWYLDGRVSAIVGSHTHIQTADERLLKKGTAYITDAGACGPTDGVIGMALEGVMRRMVKQLPSRFDLADGPAAACGVLIKVDSESKCATSIERIRFADS; this is encoded by the coding sequence ATGCAACAAGGACAGTCTAGCTCATTAGTTTCTATCCTCTTCCTTGGAGACGTCATAGGCAAGCCCGGACGTTCCGTAGTGAAGAAATACTTACAACACCTTAAAGCGGTAGCGGATGAGGGCGGAGCGCCTTATCCAGACTTTGTGGTGGTAAATGTCGAAAACGCCGCCCATGGATTTGGCGTCACAAAAGAAAACCTGGCTGAGTTTAGAGAACTCGGTGTGGACGTGTTTTCGGGCGGTAATCACACATTTGATCGTAAAGAGATTTTTGAATTTATTGAGACCGAAGAACGACTTTTGAGACCGGGCAACTATCCTGAAGGCACTCCTGGTAAGGGTCTTGTCCTCCTGGAGAAGAACGGAGTCAAGTTTGCTGTTATAAATTTAATGGGAAGAGTCTTTATGGAGCCTTTGCAGTCGCCTTTTTTGGTGGCTGACAAATTGCTAGAGTCCATCACCGAAAAATGCATCATCTTAGTCGACATGCATGCCGAGGCTACTGCCGAAAAGGTGGCGCTGGGCTGGTATCTGGATGGTCGAGTTAGTGCAATAGTGGGCAGTCACACACATATTCAGACTGCTGACGAGAGACTGCTCAAAAAAGGCACTGCCTATATCACTGACGCTGGTGCTTGTGGACCAACCGATGGAGTGATTGGCATGGCTCTCGAAGGCGTGATGAGACGCATGGTCAAACAATTGCCTTCGCGCTTTGATCTGGCTGACGGACCCGCTGCTGCTTGCGGCGTATTGATTAAAGTGGATAGCGAGAGCAAATGTGCCACTAGCATTGAGCGCATCAGGTTTGCCGACAGTTGA
- a CDS encoding PHP domain-containing protein — MIDLHLHSHYSDGTWSPTDLVEHAVALGMSDIALTDHDTTSGIDEAIVRAAGRLNIIKGVEINTLFYDADGAHDVHILGYGIDLESPALQTLLTYQQSARIEQMQASCAAIRGAGVDITFEQVAELSGRGAVGKAHLTEAIVRAGGASDVMEAYTRYTAKSSPYFVERKSTDPFSAVKAIVSAGGIASIAHPGSESYVVPLISQLIEAGLGAIEVYHRIHDDATRLKYREFANANHVLITGGSDCHGPYRASETEFYPSIMGEIVLPADDFAVLQKALLTKVLSAKS; from the coding sequence TTGATTGATTTACATCTGCACAGTCATTATAGTGACGGTACCTGGTCTCCAACCGACCTTGTAGAGCACGCAGTAGCTCTCGGTATGAGCGATATTGCTCTCACCGATCACGATACTACCAGTGGTATTGATGAGGCAATTGTCAGAGCGGCTGGTCGGCTCAATATCATTAAGGGTGTGGAGATAAACACACTATTTTATGACGCAGATGGTGCCCATGACGTACACATTTTGGGCTATGGCATAGACCTGGAGTCGCCAGCACTGCAGACGCTCCTGACTTACCAGCAAAGCGCACGCATCGAGCAGATGCAAGCAAGCTGTGCTGCTATCAGGGGAGCGGGTGTTGATATAACTTTTGAGCAGGTGGCCGAGTTGTCTGGGCGCGGTGCTGTGGGTAAAGCCCATCTTACAGAGGCGATAGTGCGCGCTGGTGGTGCGTCCGATGTGATGGAGGCTTATACTCGCTATACAGCCAAGTCTTCACCATACTTTGTGGAGCGCAAGAGTACAGACCCATTTAGTGCCGTCAAAGCAATAGTCTCCGCCGGTGGTATTGCATCAATTGCGCATCCTGGCTCAGAGTCATATGTGGTGCCACTGATTAGCCAGTTGATTGAGGCTGGTCTTGGCGCTATTGAGGTCTATCACCGCATCCATGACGACGCTACTCGCCTCAAATATCGCGAGTTTGCTAACGCCAATCACGTTTTAATTACCGGTGGCTCCGATTGTCACGGACCATACAGGGCCAGCGAAACAGAGTTTTATCCATCAATCATGGGTGAGATCGTTTTGCCAGCTGATGACTTTGCCGTATTGCAAAAGGCTTTATTGACTAAAGTGCTATCGGCAAAATCATAA
- a CDS encoding redoxin domain-containing protein — MFGNSGVGRLVLASQAFALMALFITSTSQAPAAEDLHLKKGLSFSQDTDSGFPIEAQRMEDVDLEQGKASVIFFGASGDLNVNRQAKRLVDLYKQASGKAVKFILVDVDHPSTPQAKALIKNHYKGYIPFEVILDKSGKVAWSQIGEVETGVLSTQLDKALAQ; from the coding sequence ATGTTTGGCAATAGTGGTGTTGGTCGATTGGTGTTAGCTTCCCAGGCTTTCGCTCTGATGGCACTTTTCATTACTTCCACAAGCCAGGCTCCTGCCGCTGAGGACCTGCACCTCAAAAAGGGTCTGTCATTCAGTCAGGACACTGACTCAGGCTTTCCTATTGAGGCTCAACGCATGGAAGACGTCGACCTTGAGCAAGGCAAAGCCTCAGTAATATTTTTTGGTGCCTCGGGCGACCTCAACGTCAATAGACAGGCCAAGCGCCTTGTGGACCTTTATAAACAAGCCAGCGGCAAAGCCGTGAAGTTTATCCTGGTAGACGTGGACCACCCCTCAACACCTCAGGCCAAAGCGCTAATCAAAAATCACTACAAAGGCTATATCCCCTTTGAAGTCATCTTAGATAAGAGCGGCAAAGTAGCCTGGAGTCAAATAGGTGAAGTCGAGACCGGCGTGCTCAGCACCCAGTTGGACAAAGCCCTGGCGCAATAA
- a CDS encoding TIGR03960 family B12-binding radical SAM protein, producing the protein MPRVNKPGQYLGNEWGARRKDFNQCRVRMSLAFPDLYELGMSNFGLKILYQIINDIDGYMVDRTYAPDTDFETILREEKFPLFAFESRQALVNFDLIGFSLQYELTYTNVLNMLELAQLPIRACERSEIFPLIFGGGPSAVNPEPMAPFFDFFVIGDGEQSLPHSMMIVDDFKRDILPALPADSAVQQIMRKVLLAKLAVSVPGVYAPALYEEREAPPVQPTNLAELIAQARTVLAPHMTDALSAYFDSFNEEILPERVLRQVAPLQDSNQPVRNLVPYLSLVHDREVLEVRRGCDRGCRFCQPGYTFLPVRERSAEELVELSKKALANSGHQEYSMLSLCVSDYTSLQESVRSLNREHSYKRTSLSFPSQRADRMFLDVDEEYKAVRRSGITLAPEAGTEKMRKVINKGLSHEQILNAIETAYDSGWDSVKLYFMCGLPFEDDDDLAGIIAILKEATLHCRAIRKKNPSAHKRDIDLTCTISNFVPKPFTPFQWFAQVTPAEFARKHQVLRDRLRESGLRNVRLNVTSPHISLLESVISRGDRQTGEMIYNAYKAGATFDAWDDRLKIDVWRQVAQDMGTDLVTLGSQERVVGSNQAFDIVHIGLHQWWLVREWEKAVKEVETAACTENTCHACGICTELDTHHVLANPIPAVMKKNPFVKELNANKSDPDSHPSLFFVAPQGAGASDTGAGTDNAEELVMSKRMRLVFTKLGDLRFIGHLDLQHLFIRAFRRSGMQMSYTQGFNPSPKLSLAVPLPLFQEGLRELAEIELDNPVEAFQLKERLNRQLPPEIQIIECYEIEEEKPQTAKKSLQSQVGMATYKAVPIVKEAVASDIATKLTNAIEDIMSKEHLFAQMPQDSDAKPNRTAKESPKPKDLRPLIHSITLHSLPQVSNELPWLELKLATGSEGHIKPQDVLDLVCPDTTFRVTRLDILSKSGEPLVPVSAAKTLN; encoded by the coding sequence TTGCCCCGCGTCAATAAGCCGGGTCAGTATCTTGGCAATGAATGGGGTGCTAGACGCAAAGACTTTAATCAATGCCGGGTGCGTATGTCCCTGGCATTTCCTGATCTTTATGAGCTTGGCATGTCCAATTTTGGACTGAAGATTCTTTATCAGATCATTAATGACATCGACGGCTACATGGTGGATCGCACCTATGCCCCTGATACTGACTTCGAGACCATATTGAGAGAGGAAAAATTCCCACTCTTTGCCTTTGAATCAAGACAGGCGCTTGTTAATTTTGATTTGATTGGTTTTTCGCTGCAGTATGAGCTTACCTATACAAATGTGCTCAATATGCTTGAGTTGGCTCAACTACCAATCCGGGCTTGTGAGCGGAGCGAGATTTTCCCCCTTATATTTGGTGGTGGACCCTCGGCTGTAAATCCTGAGCCCATGGCGCCATTTTTTGATTTTTTTGTCATTGGTGATGGAGAGCAATCGCTGCCTCACTCAATGATGATTGTCGATGATTTTAAACGCGATATCTTGCCTGCTTTGCCCGCTGATAGTGCTGTCCAGCAAATCATGCGCAAAGTCCTGCTGGCCAAACTCGCTGTCAGCGTACCTGGTGTTTATGCTCCTGCTCTTTACGAAGAGCGCGAGGCACCGCCGGTGCAACCAACTAATTTGGCTGAGCTGATTGCTCAGGCACGCACAGTGCTTGCTCCTCATATGACTGATGCCCTCTCTGCTTATTTTGATAGCTTTAACGAGGAAATACTGCCTGAGCGAGTATTGCGTCAGGTTGCTCCACTACAAGATAGCAACCAGCCAGTGCGCAATCTTGTGCCGTATCTATCTCTTGTCCATGACCGTGAAGTCCTGGAAGTTAGACGCGGCTGTGATAGAGGCTGTCGCTTCTGTCAGCCTGGTTATACATTTTTGCCAGTGCGTGAGCGCTCAGCTGAAGAGCTTGTGGAGCTATCTAAAAAAGCCCTGGCTAATTCTGGACACCAGGAATATTCGATGCTCTCGCTTTGTGTCTCTGATTACACAAGCTTGCAAGAGAGTGTGCGCAGCTTAAACCGTGAGCATTCTTACAAGCGTACTTCGCTATCTTTCCCTTCTCAGCGCGCTGATCGCATGTTCCTCGATGTAGACGAGGAGTATAAGGCTGTACGCCGAAGTGGTATCACACTGGCTCCCGAAGCCGGTACCGAAAAAATGAGAAAGGTCATTAACAAAGGACTTTCTCACGAACAGATTCTCAATGCTATCGAGACTGCTTATGATTCAGGCTGGGACTCGGTCAAGCTCTATTTTATGTGCGGATTGCCCTTTGAAGACGATGATGACCTGGCTGGCATTATTGCTATCCTCAAGGAAGCGACACTGCATTGCCGCGCTATTCGCAAAAAAAATCCCAGTGCTCATAAGCGCGATATCGATCTTACCTGCACTATTTCAAACTTTGTGCCCAAGCCATTTACACCATTTCAGTGGTTTGCTCAAGTAACCCCTGCTGAGTTTGCACGCAAGCACCAGGTCTTGCGCGATAGGCTGAGAGAGAGTGGCTTGCGCAATGTCAGGCTAAATGTCACCTCACCTCACATAAGTCTTTTGGAGTCTGTCATAAGCCGCGGCGATAGACAGACCGGTGAGATGATTTATAACGCTTACAAAGCCGGCGCCACATTTGATGCCTGGGACGATAGACTCAAAATCGATGTCTGGCGTCAGGTCGCTCAAGATATGGGCACTGATTTAGTCACCCTGGGCTCGCAAGAGCGTGTTGTCGGCAGCAATCAAGCATTTGATATTGTCCACATCGGCCTCCATCAGTGGTGGCTTGTACGCGAATGGGAAAAAGCTGTCAAAGAAGTTGAAACAGCTGCCTGCACCGAGAATACCTGTCATGCCTGTGGTATTTGCACCGAGCTGGATACTCACCATGTGCTCGCCAATCCCATACCAGCTGTGATGAAGAAAAATCCTTTTGTCAAAGAGCTAAATGCTAACAAGAGCGATCCTGATTCTCATCCGTCATTATTTTTTGTCGCTCCGCAAGGGGCTGGCGCTTCTGATACTGGCGCCGGTACGGACAATGCCGAGGAGCTTGTGATGAGCAAGCGTATGCGTCTTGTCTTTACTAAGCTCGGAGATTTGCGCTTTATTGGGCATCTCGACTTGCAGCATCTATTTATTCGAGCATTTAGACGCTCGGGTATGCAAATGAGTTATACACAGGGATTTAATCCCTCACCAAAGCTGTCTCTCGCTGTACCTCTTCCGTTATTTCAGGAAGGTCTCCGTGAGCTAGCCGAAATTGAACTGGACAATCCAGTGGAAGCATTTCAACTGAAGGAAAGACTCAACCGTCAGTTGCCACCGGAAATACAAATCATAGAATGCTACGAAATTGAAGAGGAAAAACCGCAGACGGCTAAAAAGTCGCTGCAGTCGCAAGTTGGCATGGCTACTTATAAAGCTGTGCCGATAGTAAAGGAAGCGGTCGCATCTGATATTGCCACCAAGCTGACTAATGCCATCGAAGACATCATGAGTAAGGAGCATCTATTTGCCCAGATGCCTCAAGATAGTGATGCCAAACCAAATAGAACTGCTAAAGAAAGTCCCAAGCCCAAGGATTTGAGACCACTCATTCATTCTATAACTCTGCATTCTCTTCCCCAAGTGTCTAACGAGCTTCCCTGGTTGGAGCTCAAATTAGCGACAGGTTCAGAAGGACATATCAAGCCCCAAGATGTGCTTGATCTAGTTTGTCCTGACACCACTTTTCGTGTGACCAGACTCGACATTTTATCTAAGTCTGGTGAGCCTCTCGTGCCTGTATCCGCAGCAAAAACCTTGAATTAG